A genome region from Cydia pomonella isolate Wapato2018A chromosome 21, ilCydPomo1, whole genome shotgun sequence includes the following:
- the LOC133529763 gene encoding uncharacterized protein LOC133529763: protein MVYPPPGPPPPPYYGPPHPWGPHPHYPPPPHMYPPPPHDGGYPPGQYPPPPQPFYVPGTMMVPVPVPPAPQDPANNATYITNYIYHGESPASSSVPAIVDEVRVVEDSGEHEWVPTTATMASHLTGRAVVGGHEGWDGSPLWVIRAWHAGDLIPGKLSIRHCAATVVHDGKEIPVQNIEVLCSKPECLRWVPASTGNVPPGAIPGGRTSSGETLYVGRARYQLSVTPGKVHPSHSSCYIGFSGNEVAHKMYDVLCRAS from the coding sequence ATGGTTTACCCGCCGCCCGGACCGCCGCCACCACCGTACTACGGCCCTCCACATCCATGGGGCCCTCACCCCCACTACCCGCCACCGCCGCATATGTATCCACCCCCACCGCACGACGGTGGATACCCTCCAGGACAATACCCACCACCACCACAGCCTTTTTATGTTCCTGGGACTATGATGGTGCCGGTACCTGTACCGCCAGCTCCTCAAGACCCCGCTAACAACGCAACTTATATTACTAACTATATCTACCACGGTGAAAGTCCAGCTTCAAGCTCAGTCCCAGCGATAGTCGATGAAGTACGAGTAGTGGAAGATTCTGGAGAACACGAATGGGTTCCAACAACAGCGACAATGGCCAGTCATTTGACAGGGCGAGCAGTGGTTGGCGGTCACGAAGGTTGGGATGGAAGCCCGTTATGGGTCATAAGGGCGTGGCATGCTGGAGATCTGATCCCAGGGAAGCTATCTATCCGGCATTGCGCTGCTACTGTCGTCCATGATGGGAAGGAAATACCGGTGCAGAATATTGAAGTGCTGTGCTCTAAGCCTGAATGTTTAAGATGGGTGCCTGCGTCTACGGGTAACGTTCCTCCTGGGGCAATTCCTGGAGGTCGAACGTCTTCTGGAGAGACGTTGTACGTCGGCAGAGCGAGATACCAGCTCTCTGTGACGCCGGGAAAGGTCCATCCGAGCCACAGTTCGTGTTACATCGGTTTTTCCGGGAATGAGGTGGCGCATAAAATGTATGACGTGTTGTGTAGAGCTAGCTGA